CGACTCGGGATGTGAACGGATTTCGCCCCCCCTTCCGCCGGCTTGCCCCGCCGCGAACCAGCCCAAAGACGAACGCCGTATGCGAGCGAGAAGCCGCGCCCACCCAGGACCTTCCGAACGAGGTTTGCCGTGCCGCCCAAAAACCTCCGCACGAGCTGAGAAAACCGGATGACCCCAAAAATTTTGAGGGTCGGCACAAAAAACGTTGTTTTGGGGTTGCATCCGCCCGACGACCATGCTAGAAAAGAAACAGCTGTTGAAAACACAGCGCGGATGGCAACTCCTCCCTCGGGGGCCCTCGGGCCCCTCTTTTTTTGCCCTTCTTCCCCCAGCAACTTCGGTCATCGATCTGGGGCCCCTGGGCGGCTAGGCTGCCAGGGGGCCCTGGAACCGCGCCAAAGCTCGATGGGGCCTGCCAATGAGCCAGCGCTTTCCCTAGCTTCTAGTCTCTTGCTTCTGTGCTCCGGCACTCGCCCCCGGCCCTTGCCCTTTGTAGTAGGATGTTCTACATTCTGGGGGCATTTTCCGGCGGAGGAGACAGATGGAGATCCGCGTGAGCCTGAGGGAGGCAAATCAGCGTTTCTCACGCTACGTGAGAGCCGCGGAACAGGGGAACGTGGTCGTGATCACCCGCAGGGGCCAACCGGTGGCACGGCTCGTGGCCGAACCCCAAACGCACTCGCTCTCCCCCGAGCAGATGGAGGCCCGCCTCCGTACGAGGGCCCGGATGCGGAGAGGATACCCCCTCGGCGGAGTGCGAATCGACCGGACGGACCTCCATGAACGCGGAGCGGGTTAGCCTCGACACCAACCTCTTGATCTACGCGGTCGACCGGGATGCCGGGGAGAGGCACGAACTCGCCGCCGAACTGGTGGACCGGGCGGTGGAGTGGGACTGTGTGCTCCCGCTACAGGTGCTGTGCGAGTTCTTCGCGGCCGTGACCCGCAAGGGGAAGATGCCCGTGGAGGACGCCGCGGCCCAGGTGCGGGACTGGCAGATCCTGTTTCCCGTGATCCCGAGCGAGCCCGCCGACCTCTCCCGGGCCCTGGACGCGGTGGTCCGACACACCCTCTCGTTCTGGGACGCCCTCCTGTGGGCCACCGCACGCCGGGCCGGCGTGGCCGTGCTCTACACCGAGGACTTCCAGCACGGCCGCGAACTCGGCGGTGTGCGCTTCGCGAACCCGTTCGCCGCTTCCCAGTAACTTCGGTCCACGGTCTTCGGTCTTCGGTCTCCTGGCCCTCAGGACAAGTGGCTCTCGCCAACCCGGCGGAGGGGGGTCAGTGCTCCGGCTCCTTCTCGGGCTTCTGGGAGCTCCGGTAGAGGGCCAGAAAGTTCACCGGGTCCAGCAGGAACGGCGGGAACCCCCCGTCCACCACCACCTGGCTCACGATCTGGCGGGTGAACGGGAACAGCTGGGTGGGGCAGTCCACCGCCAGCACGGTTCCCATGTGCTTCTCGGGCACGTTCCTCACCAGGAACAGCCCCGCGTGCTCCACCTCAACGATGAACACCACCTTGTCCCCCGAGCGCACCGTGGCGTGGAGCTCGATCGCCACCTCCCAGTGATCCCCATCGATCTTCCGGTTCCGCAGTTGAAGATTCAGGTCCGCCTGGGGCGAGACCTTTTCCCGGAACACCTGGGGGGCGCCCGGGTTCTCGAACGACAGGTCCTTCACGTACATGCGCACCAGCCGCAACAGGGGGGCCTGCGATGCCTCGGCCATGGGATCCTCCTTTTTCTCTCGGGGTGGCCCCCGGGTCCCGTGCAAGGGTTTTCCCGGGGGTGTCGATTGTAGCAGAATGCAGGCTCGGTGCGCCGGGAGACCGCGGATCGGAGGCGGCCGGGGTCCGGCCAGGCAACCAATACCGATCCCAACGGAAGTATTGCCAGGCGCGTGCCCCCTTCCCCTTGGGGAGTACGGGGTGGGGGCCTGGTGGAGCGCCGGGTGCGGCCCCTCGGAGGGCGGGGCAAGGGACCTGCCTCCGGCCGGGCGCGAAGCCGGTCATGAGATTCGCCGCGCAGGCACGAGACCGAAGAGCTGGTTTCATGACAACTCGGTGGAATCCAAACCATTTCGCGATCCGAGCGTCGGAGGCGCTGCGCGGCGAGCTAAGGAGCCGCGCCCGGGTCTCCGGCAGGTCCCTTGCCCCCCCGAGCAGGGAACGATAACGCCTGTTTATCCGCCGGGTTAATCACAACGGACGTTTTCCGGCCCCTCCTGAGGAGGTTCCCATGCCCAGTCTCGTCTACGTGGCCCTGGGGGCCGTTTTCGGCGCTTCGGGCCGGTACCTGGTGGCCGGCTGGGTCTCCCGCGCCGCATCCGGCGTGTTCCCTTGGGGCACCCTGTGCGTGAACCTGATCGGATGCTTCGTGATCGGGGCCGCGTGGGGGCTCGCCGAGCGGTCGCTGTGGCCGCCGGCGTTCCGGACCTTCTTCTTCGTGGGGCTCCTGGGTTCGTTCACCACCTTCAGCTCGTTCGGGCTGGAGACCCTGCACCTGCTGCGGGACGGGGAGCTCGGCCTGGCCGCGGGATACGTGCTGGGGTCGAACCTGCTGGGGTTCCTGCTGGTGTGGCTCGGCCTTTCCCTGACGTGACGGGAGGACACCGCATGACCCTTCCCGAAGACGGCATGCTGCTGCGCATCTTCATCGGCGAAGCCGACAAGCACCACGGCCGCCCCCTGTACGAGGCCATCGTGCTGAAGGCCCGGGAGCTGGGCTTGGCGGGCGCCACGGTCCTTCGGGGCGTCATGGGGTTCGGGGCCCACAGCCGGCTCCACACGACCAAGGTCCTGCGCCTGAGCGAGGACCTGCCCATCGTGGTGGAGCTGGTGGACACCGAGGAGAACCTCCAGCGGCTCCTGCCCTGGCTCGACGAGGTGGTGGAGGAGGGCATGGTCACCCTGGAGAAGGCGAGGGTGCTCCGGTACCGGCATGGTGCGAAGTAGCATTCTACTCCTGCTCTGGATCCTTGCCCTGGCAGCCCCTGCGGGCGCCTCGGAGATCGAGGTGTTCGCCGGCTCGGCCTCGAAACCGGCCGCCGAAGAGGTGGCCCGGCGGTTCGAGCAGCGTACCGGCACCGCGGTGCGGATCCACTTCGGGGGCTCGGGCACGGTGCTCGCCCAGATGGATCTGGCCCGGCGGGGCGACGTGTACCTCCCCGGCTCGTCGGACTTCATGGAGAAGGCCAAACGCAAGGGGCTGGTGGACCCGTCCACCGAGGTGCGGGTGGTGTACCTGCTGCCCGCCATCAACGTGGCCCGGGGCAACCCCAAGGGGATCCGGTCGCTCGCGGACCTGGCCCGGCCCGGCATCCGGGTGGGCATCGCCCGGCCCGACGCGGTGTGCGTTGGCCTGTACGCCGTGGAGGTCATGGAGCGGCAGGGGCTGGCGGACCGGATCCGTCCTCACATCGTCAACTACGCCGAGTCCTGCACCAAGACGGCCCAGATGCTCGCCTTGGGGCTCGTGGATGCGGTGCTCGGCTGGGACGTGTTCGACGACTGGAACCCCGAGCGGATCGAGACGATCCTGTACCCCCCCGACGAGGTTCCCCGCATCGGCTACATCCCTGCCGCGGTCTCGGTGTTCACCGGAAACCGAGGGGCGGCCCTGGCGTTCCTGGAGTTCCTCACCGGACCCGAAGGCCGGGAGATCTTCCGGCGCCACGGGTACCTGACCTCGCTGGACGAGGCCCGGCGGTTCGCCCGTGCCGACACCCCGGTGGGAGGGGAGTTCCCCCTGCCCGCGCGGTGGAGGTGAGGGTGACCGACCGGGTTTTCTGGTTTCTCACCGGGGCCGCCCTGGCCCTGGCCTCGGGGGCCGTGGCCTCCATCCTCTGGTCCCAGGCCGGCTACGCGGGGCTGGGGGCCCCCCTGGCCGCCCTCGGCAGGCCCGGGATCCGGCAGGCCGTGACCCTGAGCCTCGGCACGGCCACCCTCTCGGCGCTCATCGCCCTGGCCGTGGCCGTGCCCACCGCCTACCTCCTGGCCCGCCGGCCGTTTCCCGGGTCGGCCGTGCTCGATCTGCTGCTGGACCTGCCCGTGGTCCTGTCGCCCGTGGCCCTGGGGGTCTCCCTCCTGCTGTTCTTCCGAGGCGGCCTGGGCCAGTGGGTCGAGACCCACCTGGTGCGGTTCGTGTTCGAGGTGCCCGGGATCGTGCTGGCCCAGACCACCGTGGCCACGGCCCTGGCGGTGCGGGTGCTCAAGGCCAGCTTCCAGGGTGTGGACGAGCGCTACGAGCACGTGGCCCGGTTCCTGGGGTGCACGGCCTGGGGTGCGTTCCGGCGGGTGACCCTGCCCCTGGCCCGAAAGGGCGTCTTGGCCGCCTTCATCCTGGCCTGGGCCCGGTCGGTGGGCGAGTTCGGGGCCACCGTGACCCTGGCCGGCGCCGTGCCCGGGAAAACCGAGACCGTGCCCGTGGCCATCTACCTGCGTCTGGCCGAGGCCGACATCACCGGCGCCGTGGGGCTGATCCTGCTCCT
This is a stretch of genomic DNA from Deferrisoma camini S3R1. It encodes these proteins:
- a CDS encoding DUF190 domain-containing protein is translated as MTLPEDGMLLRIFIGEADKHHGRPLYEAIVLKARELGLAGATVLRGVMGFGAHSRLHTTKVLRLSEDLPIVVELVDTEENLQRLLPWLDEVVEEGMVTLEKARVLRYRHGAK
- a CDS encoding PIN domain-containing protein, whose protein sequence is MNAERVSLDTNLLIYAVDRDAGERHELAAELVDRAVEWDCVLPLQVLCEFFAAVTRKGKMPVEDAAAQVRDWQILFPVIPSEPADLSRALDAVVRHTLSFWDALLWATARRAGVAVLYTEDFQHGRELGGVRFANPFAASQ
- the crcB gene encoding fluoride efflux transporter CrcB yields the protein MPSLVYVALGAVFGASGRYLVAGWVSRAASGVFPWGTLCVNLIGCFVIGAAWGLAERSLWPPAFRTFFFVGLLGSFTTFSSFGLETLHLLRDGELGLAAGYVLGSNLLGFLLVWLGLSLT
- the secB gene encoding protein-export chaperone SecB; this encodes MAEASQAPLLRLVRMYVKDLSFENPGAPQVFREKVSPQADLNLQLRNRKIDGDHWEVAIELHATVRSGDKVVFIVEVEHAGLFLVRNVPEKHMGTVLAVDCPTQLFPFTRQIVSQVVVDGGFPPFLLDPVNFLALYRSSQKPEKEPEH
- a CDS encoding ABC transporter permease, with amino-acid sequence MTDRVFWFLTGAALALASGAVASILWSQAGYAGLGAPLAALGRPGIRQAVTLSLGTATLSALIALAVAVPTAYLLARRPFPGSAVLDLLLDLPVVLSPVALGVSLLLFFRGGLGQWVETHLVRFVFEVPGIVLAQTTVATALAVRVLKASFQGVDERYEHVARFLGCTAWGAFRRVTLPLARKGVLAAFILAWARSVGEFGATVTLAGAVPGKTETVPVAIYLRLAEADITGAVGLILLLSILSLGVLVGLRALGGWR
- the modA gene encoding molybdate ABC transporter substrate-binding protein translates to MVRSSILLLLWILALAAPAGASEIEVFAGSASKPAAEEVARRFEQRTGTAVRIHFGGSGTVLAQMDLARRGDVYLPGSSDFMEKAKRKGLVDPSTEVRVVYLLPAINVARGNPKGIRSLADLARPGIRVGIARPDAVCVGLYAVEVMERQGLADRIRPHIVNYAESCTKTAQMLALGLVDAVLGWDVFDDWNPERIETILYPPDEVPRIGYIPAAVSVFTGNRGAALAFLEFLTGPEGREIFRRHGYLTSLDEARRFARADTPVGGEFPLPARWR
- a CDS encoding type II toxin-antitoxin system prevent-host-death family antitoxin, with product MEIRVSLREANQRFSRYVRAAEQGNVVVITRRGQPVARLVAEPQTHSLSPEQMEARLRTRARMRRGYPLGGVRIDRTDLHERGAG